The Nicotiana sylvestris chromosome 6, ASM39365v2, whole genome shotgun sequence genomic sequence CTCCCCGTCGTCAACAAACACCCAAAGCTAAGCCCGTCAGCATCCCCCTGGCGTCGACCTTACTACTGTCGGCATTGTCGAGCAGCTGTTGGTTGCCTCGATTCGACTTTGGTCCGAGCTTTCTGTTTTTCCGGTGAGTTTGCTTTTGCTCGTCGAGGTGttttgtccgaggtttcatcattgttcttcgtcgagtgaggtccggttcgagttccgtaggaggcactgtttgtcgttctagaattgtcgaggttcgaaggttggtgttcttcttcctttatttcatttcattcgttttgcatattatggttcaaaaaaatgagaatattcgatatttatgaatgtcaacaatgcaatttttgttgttgcgttaaaaatgtttattctaAGTTTAGTTattgcatgcttaaagtaaatgtgagcatatgaacgaggttattcgatttttttttcatttttactatggatattattacctgttagaatcattgcttttttttttttttttgtttaacctcggatgatttcattggtagaaaatcgtagttgcctTAAGTTTGCCCTCAAATAATAAAAACGAGATGAGCtttgccaaataaaaatgcatagATTGCGGAGCCttcacaaaatatgtgtattaaatacttagattctgggacgggccgtttagcaaattccgcggccctaccaaaaataataatgcgctagttgctttaggcgcgcctttaataatgttatctccctaaactcgggtgcacatgtatgtgacccaaatccaaatctcaacggagtcgaaatatgtctctagtcacgggcacattgattgtgacgtggcccgagatgcatgtccatgacgttgcaaattccttttaaaaaataagaatgagatgagcctcgccgaataaaaacacaaattgcggggccctcagtaaatacttgtttaaaattacttagaattcaggagggtcgtttagcgaatttcacggcctccgcaaaataataacgcgatagtctctttaggcgcgtgtttaataatttactttcttaagctcgggtgtgcatttcatgcgacccaaatccaaatctcaaaacatcaaataaaatgcgttccggattgtgggtgcatttcatgtgacgcagtccaaagacgtgttttaagcgatgttcacattcttgtaaaaacaataataataaagcggttaaaagttaaaattggcacattggttcataattgtattttaaaatcagataaataagccgaatataacagttgagcgaccgtgctagaaccacggaactcgggaatgcctaacaccttctcccgggttaacagaattccttatctagatttctggtacgcagactgtaatatagagtcattattttcctcgattcgggattaaaattggtgacttgggacaccctaaatctcccaagtggcgactctgaaataaacatgTAATATCACTTCCAGTAATAacgatgtcatcaacatatactaccaATAAAAGAATACCATCATCAGACTTTTTATAAAACACCGTATGATCGCAATTGCTTTTCTTCATCCCATATTCTAGAACAGCCTCACTAAATCTGCCAAACCAAGCACGGGGACTCTGTTTCAGCCCATAAAGAGATTTTCGAAGACGACATACCTTTCCacactccccctgagcaacaaacccaggtggttgctccatatatacTTCTTCCTGAAGATCTCCATGTAGAAAAGCATTCTTTATATCAAGCTGATGCAGAGGCCAATCATAAGTAGATGCCATGGAAATGAATAATCAAACAGAAGCTAACTTGGCGACCGGGGAAAAAGTATCCAAATAGTCGACTCCATAGGTCTGTGCATACCCTTTTGCAACAAGGTGTGCCTTAAGGCAAGCTACTGTCCCATCGGAGTTAAACTTAACAGCAAATACCCACTTGCACCCAATAGCCTTTTTGTTAGTGGGCAGATCAGCCAACTCCCAAGTACCATTCTCATCTAAAGCCATCATCTCTTCTATCATTGCATCATGCCAACCTGGGTGGGACAATGCTTCACGAATAGTTTTAGGTATCCTAGCAGAATCTAATGATGCAATAAACGAGCTAGAAGAAGTATACAAATGGTCATAAGACACAAAAGAAGAAATAGGATAAGTACATTGTCGTGTACCTTTGCGAATGGCAATAGGAAGATCCAAACTAGGATCTGAAACACAGGAGGTTGGATCTACCGACGAAGTAGAAGTAGGTAAAGGATCGGGTTCTGAGGTTTGTTGTCGCCTGGTATACACACGAAGAACATGTGGCTGCTCGGATGGTCGATCGAGGGAAACGGGTGACTGAGGAAGAGGTGTTGGAGAACTAACTGGATGTGTGACAGTGTAGACCAAAGTATCATCTTCTTCCTCAGGACTGTTATAAACATATGAAGAAAAGAACGGATAATTTTCATGGAATGTGACATCGGCAGACACTAAGTACCTTTTGAGATCTGGAGAATAACACCGATAACCTTTCTGAAGACGTGAGTACCCTAAGAACACACACTTAAGGGCCTTTGGATCTAATTTAGTTACCTGTGGACGAACATCACGAACAAAACAAGTACAACCAAATATTTTGGGTTCAATAGGAAATAATGGCTTAGAGGAAAAAAGAATGTTGTAAGGAATATTACCATGAAGTACAGAAGATGACATACGATTTATTAAAAAACAAGCTGTAGAGACGGCATCAGCCCAAAAACATTTTGGCACTTTCATTTGAAAGAGGAGTGCTCGGCCTACTTCAAGAAGATGTCTATTTTTTCGTTCCGCAACCCCATTTTGAGAAGGGGTGTCAACACAAGAAGATTGATGTAGAATACCATTTGTAGCCATATAATCTTTaaacaaatccgaaaaatattcttTTGCATTGTCACTCCTTAAATTACGAACGGAAACAttaaaatgagtttttatttcagcacaaaaagcacaaaaaattgaaaacaactCCGAACGATTTTTCATTAAATATAACCAAGTAACACGAGAATGATCATCCACAAAGGTAACAAAATATCTAAAACCAGTTTTAGAGATAATAGGACATGGACCCCAAACATCGGTGTGAACTAACTCAAAAGGTAAGTCGACCCGTTTATTGACTCTAGAAACTTTAGGAAGGCGATGGTGTTTAGCAAACTGACATGACTCACAATCTAAAGAGGAAATACTCTGAAACTGAGGATATAACTTCTTCAAACTAGACAAGGATGGATGACCCAATCGACATTGTACATCAAAGGGAGACAACACAGTTGAACAAGAAATGGATTTCGGCACCTGTGATTCAATAACATAGAGACCCCCAGACTCAGAACCTTTACCAATAATCTGCTTCGTCGTAAGATCCTGAAAAAGACAATAATTGGGAAAAAATGAGACACAACAATTTAGAGTACGAGTAAGTTTACTGACAGATATTAGATTGAAAGAAAAATCAGGCAAATTTAAGACGGAACTAAGGGAAAGAGAAGATGTTGGGTTAACAGTGCCAGACCCTAAAACATATGAGGTAGACCCATCGGCTAAAGTAACTGTGGAACATTGGGTATGTGACTGAAAAGTGGAAAAGAGTTTAGAGTTACCTGTCATATGATCTGTGGCACCAGAATCAATGACCCATTTGGATGACGAAGAGAGGAGACACTTAGTGGTTTTACCTGACTCGGGGATAGTATTGATAGGAGGAGATGATGACTGAGATGGTGAAATAGTCTCGGAAGTGGCGATGTTGGCATACTGAGATCTTTTGTTCTTATTCTGAAGCTTCACACAATAACGTATGGTATGACCGAGCTCGTGACAATAAAAACATTCAACTTCCCCTTGCTTTAGGTCTCGACTATCGCTACTCCGATTGCGATTACTATGACTCCTATTCTTTTGGACGCGGCTAAGCAGAGCACCACTATCAATCGTGGCTGTCGGACCTGGATGAGACTTTTCCGTACGCAACACTCTTGTAAAGGCCTCTTTCAAGGAAGAGATAGCAGTCCCAGATAAAATCTGCGATTTGGCCCCTTCAAATTCGGGAGAAAGACCAGAAAGGAAACTCATGACCGCCAGTTGTTCACGCTGAGCCTGTTGTACCTTCACATCTGGACTAAACGGCAATATAACATTAAGCTCATCATACACCTTCTTAAACTCTGAGAAGTAAGTGGTGAGAGAGCGATCTTGCATGGATGGATGGTAAAATGCCTGGCACACATCATACATGCGAGACAAGTTTCCTTTGCCAGAGTACAAAAAATCTAAATAATCCATTAGATCCTTCACATAATCACAATGAGAAACTAGATCATTTACCTCACTGTGCATCGAATTCTTGATTTGGAGAAACAATTTTGCATCCTCCTTTAACCAGACTGATTTAGTCTCATCCTTGGGTGGATCATCAACCAAGTGGTTCTCTTTGTCGATGCTCCGCAAATAGAGACGGATCGTCTTACTCCAATCCATGTAATTGGAACCCATGAACTTATTCTCCGTAATTTTGGACATAACCGGAATGACATCAACGGTAGGTTTCGTTTCAGTCATCTTGCACCCGAATAATAGCAGAATCAAATAGTCAAGAACAGTGCAGTGAAATTTGAACAGTGCAGTGAACAGTGATATTTGAACAGTACAGTGAACAGTGAATAGTAATATTTGAACAGTGATCTTGGAAAATGAAAGTTGTCAGGAAAAAATGGCCggaaatagtgaaatagaatcaaaGCAGCGAAAAACTGTTTTGAACAAAAATAATTCGAACGGGAAAAAAAAATTCCCAACAACAAACTGATGAAAAAACTtcaatgctctgataccatgttagaaACCAAAGAAGTTCTATATTTCATATCTAGAAGAGAAGATTACAAGGCCTATTTATAATACTAATTCACCTAATCTATTAGTTGTCATACACCTaattacacctactatacaactcatatacatgtgctagctatgatgtagtacatgtgtatacatgtgctacacaacttgtattacacctactatacaactcatatacatgtgctagctatgatgtagtacatgtgtatacatgtgctaGACAACTTGTATGTCAACACCTTTGGAAGTCGAACAAGACACACAACTGCAATTTCCCATTCCCTTCCAATAATTCAAACATTCTCTTGCGCTGGAGAAATGCCAGAAAGATGAAGCTGAACGCTCAAGTGTTTTTCCATTGTTAGATCCAGTACTAGGAGTTAGTATCAGTTTCCCTAATTTTTTGCTCTTAGGGAGTTTTTCCAAAGAATGACTCATTAATTAATCAAGTAAATCCAAACAAGAAATGATAACTTTGAATCGACAGTGAGGACTAGTACAGTAACACGCAAGACTCATCTAAAATTCCAAGTGGTCCTTTACCTCACTTATTTTGTACAAGGAGTTGTTCTTGGAAGCAAAAAGTAAAAAAGTGTTTTCCACATCATTGAAAGTGACAGCACTCCATCGGTACTCCAGGATTCAATCATTCATCCGACTTTTTCGCACAATGACCCTTTTCAATCAAGTATTCAACAAATTCATCAAGAAGACATGGCCAAGCTCCTTCAGCATCATAGTTTGATAATGTAGAGTCCACAGTCTGCGTACGACATCATACATACCAATATAATGTTCTGTtcttttttcctttaaaaataactTGAAATAATACATACTGAGGTGCAAAACATTCCGGcaacttttttctcttttttgtaaGTACAAAAACCTTTAGGCATCTTTTGACATGATTTAGATAATAGACTAATAGCAGAAAGTCAGACGGAATTGGATGGAGTACGGGGAGAAGGTGGAGAATATATAGAGAGGGTGTGTTTGAAAGCTAATACGCTAAAGTGATGAGTTGGAACTTACCTTTGCAAATTCCAGTAGCTGTAGCCAAACATCACGTGAGATAACCTTCATATTCCGGTCCTGAATCAGTTGGCAACAAAAGCATACCACAAGAAGAAAGGACATGGGTGAGTTATAGTATCCTCAATAAGCGCAAAAAACACTTGTAACAGCACATTAGTTGTCATGCGGAAATAAGAACCACTTGAAAATCATGTGCACATTAAAATAGACACAAATCAAAAGGGCTGGAGCATTATCAAGCATGAGATTACATCAAGTAAACAGAACCAATGAGCATCCAGCAAAATACGGCATGATGTCATCTTCATTAAGCAAAAAAACTGAATCGTCAAACCTAGCAAATGTATAGCCtttttggccaagctgcaaaaatcaacttattttgagagtgctttttttcaaaagtgcttttctcaaaagtacttttggtgtgAAGCAGTTTGTGCTTggataattaatttgaaaagcacttctaagCAGCAATTAATATTTGGCTAAGCTTTTaaaaactgtttctaagtgtatttttctcaaaagtgcttttgcaaagaaactacttttttatgcttctgcttctcctcaaaagcatttttttttcttccaaaagcttaaccaaacacttcaactttgaaagaaaagcactttttaaaaaaaaaaaaaaagtgcttcTAGAGTcgaagaagcttggccaaacagactaGTAGTCAGCTGCCTGTAAATAGAGAACAACTTAAAAAATGGATATCTGAGGATTTTCCTCTCAATTACCTCGAGAAACTGACACCAATGCTCAACCAATGGCCACTGCATTTCTGCAAAGAATAACTGCCACAACCCAATTGCCGTTTCCAAGGCCAAAGATTTCTGACCCTGAAAATTATGTGGATATCGTTATCCCTAGTGCAGTAGAGGAAGCTCAGAGAGAGTATATACCCTTGTATAATGTCAAATATACGGAAATCTCCATTTAAATGTTTACTAAGAGATCTATAAATAAACAATCATTACCTAATATAACGAAGTAAGATagacatacaacaacaacaacaacaacaacgacccagtataatcccacaagtggggtctggggagggtaatatgtacgcagaccttacccctaccccgaagggtagagaggctgtttccaggagaccctcggctcaaaaaagcaacaggagccgatatattagtaccataaaaatgcataataaaataacagcaatataagagatatgaaatacagaatacgaaatacgaaatagatggctggtatagtaaaactagcaggtaaagccctgcatcaatagacgaccaatgacattcttagtctaactcctaactggctagtctcactctattgtgctgtagaaatattcacaactttcccctaacctacaaccttaatgctcgacctccataattccctgtcaagggccatgtcctcagtaatcctaagtcgcgccatgtcctgtctgatcacctctccccaatacttcttaggtcgccctctacctctccgcgtgcccactacagccagtcgctcacacctcctcaccggtgcatcagtgctccctcctctgaatgtgcccgaaccatctgagtcttacttcccgcatcttgtcctccatgggggccacgcccaccttctctcgaatatcttcattcctaatcttatccatccttgtatgcccgcacatccacctcaacatcctcatctctgctactttcatcttctggatgtgtgagttctttaccggccaacattcagttccatataacatggcaggcctaaccactgctctataaaacttaccttttagtaacggtggcactttcttgtcacacaagactcccgacgctaacctccacttcatccaccccacccctatacggtgtgtgacatcctcgtcaatctccccgatcccctgaataaccgatccaaggtacttgaaactacccctcttgggaatgacttgagagtcaagcctcacttcaactcccgcttccgtcggctcaactccaaatttgcactcgaggtattccgtcttcgtcctgctcaacttgaaacctttagactcaagagcatgtctccaaatctctagcctctcgttgacgccgcctcgtgtctcgtcaattagaataatgtcatcagcaaatagcatgcaccatggcacctccccttgaatatgatgagtcagtgcatccatcaccagggcaaataggaatgggctgagcgcagacccttggtgcaaccccgtaataactggaaagtgttcagagtcgcctcctactgtcctaacccgagtcttagctccagcatacatgtctttaatcaccctaatatagtcaatcgggacccctttatcctctaagcagctccataagacctccctaggaaccctatcgtacgctttctccagatcaataaacaccatgtggagatccttcttcctatccttgtactgttccaccatcctcctaataaggtggatagcttctgtggtagatcgccccggcatgaacccgaactggttgtctgaaatagacactgtccttcgcactctcatttctaccactctctcccaaactttcatggtatgacttagtaatttgatgcccctatagttgttacagctctggacatcacctttgtttttatacaacgggaccattgtactccacctccactcttcaggcatcctattagtcttgaatataacactaaacaatgcagtaagtcattccaagcctgctctacccacacacctccacagttcaaccggaatttcgtctggcccggtagctctgccccttctcatcttacgcattgcctccatgacttcgtcgatctcaatgtccctacaattacttaattcatggtggctgtcggcattcctcaattccccaagtataatatcctgatccccttcttcacttagaagtttatgaaagtaggtctgccacctcctcttaatctggtcatctcccatcaaaactttgccgtcatcatcttttatgcacctcacttggtccagatcccgagttgtcctctctctcgccttagcgagtcggaataacttcttctccccacctttgttccttagttcctcatacagacgagcaaaagctgtcgtcttagcctccgtcactgccatcttcgcctccttcctagctaccttatacctttgactgttctctctcttctcctcctcgtcagtgctccctactaaccgcaggtaagccgccttctttgcttccactttaccttggacaactgcattccaccaccaatctcctttgtggccaccattgtggcccgtagatatccctaacacctctctcgccgcctttcttatacagtccgccgtcgtcgaccacattgtgtttgcgtccccactacttctccaagctcccattgccgataaccttccttccaactccttagctttatccttagttaaggcgccccacctaatcatGGGGcatccttgtactgacctctgcTTCCTCcgtatcctaatacaaatgtccatcaccaaaagcctatgctgcgtcgacaaggtctcacctgggataaccttgcagtcctcgcacaacctcctgtcgcatctcctgaggaggagatagacATATACAGCTGAAACTACAGGCATGGCATTTGTCACCCTAAAATGTTGTTTAGTAAGCAAAAGGGTAAAAACGTATCTCTATCCGAACCATACTCTTGGGCTCTTCCTGGTTATGAAAAGTAACAAACTGCGAAATGTAAGTAAAACATGCAAAACTAGTACAAGCCAACAAAGCGGAAAAAAACATAAAGATCTGCTGCCCAGTGGTGTTCACTGTATACTGTAGAATTCTATTCGCTATGGTAAGACAGGAGATTTTTTTTATGGTTCAAAAGTTATTTATTGATATCACATGAAGAAAGTAGTAGCGCTAATATACAGGAATCAGATAATATATACAACAATCATCCCATAAATCAAGCCAAACCATGGATGCAAAGTAGCATACTCCTGTAACACAAAAATGTAATAAATGAAATAGAAAGGAAATTTTAACTTTGAATAGCGGATTTTCAATTCCTTAAAAAGGTTCTACTACTCTATTCTCTCAAAACTGCTTAAAAATGACCAAGGCTTTGATTCAAGATTTTTCCCTTCAGTTTCGGAAGTGTAGGTACCTGCTTTCAAGTGTTTAGCACTTATACTATTTTGTTTAACATTGGTGGTGTTTGCAACTTGTGTGCACCTCGACTAATATACCGGGCAGCTTATCCGGCCCACAAGCACAAGTTGCCAAGGTAATCATGTCCAATGAAAGTTGGAATGCATGGGCTCACACCAAGTTTTATAACTGAAATTCAAACATGGGATCTCCTGGACTTCAAcaatagtgtgtgtgtgtgttgggggGGGGCAagtgttttaggtgttctaactGGGATCTCCAGATTGTTACTCCACTCAGCCACTATACCATTCCCTGTGTACAGGACTTATCGTATTTTATCAGCTTTCATTTTGATAGGTACCATTCATACAATTTCTTGGTTTCCTCGCTTTAAGATTAAACCCAAAATCAAATTTATGCCTTGGTGTGTCTTGTTCCACTGTGTAGTGACACGATGCGAACTGCTGCAAACAAAGTTTTCGAGGTACTGTACACACAACATAAACCTTGTCAGTGTCTTCTATTTGAAGTAGAGGTGCTTATAACTAATGGCGTGTTGTAATTTATTAAATTTTTCCTTTTCCATTCAAATCTATTGAATAACTTCAACAATTTACTGCAACATCCCAATTAAAGGTGATTCGTTTGGCTTTAGATTGTCTTCTGCTAATGAGCGTGCATAAAAAACCCAGTATTAAGTGCTTGTACCCCAAGATTCTTGGTATAAGCTAAGTAGCTTCCTATGTACGAACTATTCGGTTAGACTAAATAGTAAACACGGAATAACTTTGAAATGCATCACGGCTTATCTGGTAATGGGGGAAAAAGGAGAATCCTTTTCGGAATCGGCAGCAATAAACTGAGTTATTGCATCTTAGAGACATACTAGTATCTGACAAGTCAAATGAATACATGAAAGACAAGGAGAGCCAAGCAAATGAAGAAGCTTCTGAATGTAAAATAAATAGCAGtcatttagaattaattaattgaaaaaaaagaaaatgcaaaCTCAAGACAGCCTTAGAACTTTGAGAGAAAAAGGGTACTGAAGGATCAGTAATAAAGTACAAACCTTTTCTTTTGCCCAATCAAAAGCAAAGTTGTAAATTTCACGGAAAGTATCTGGAAAAAGGTTTTAAAAAAGATCAAAAGGTAAGGAATTCTTTCATCTAGTCAGATAAAATTACCAGTTAAAGAAAGATTTGATATCCATACTGAAATTTCAAATAAGAAATTATTGAATAAATGATGTAATTTCTTTGACCAGCAATGGAGAATTCCATGTCATGACATACCTTCATCTTTCAGCTCAGATCTCAAAAATGGGATTTTTTTCTTGAACTTCTCCAATGAATCTATTCTGCCATTCAGGATACAGCTTCATTATACATTAAACATCTAAAATTTGTACTTGCCACAATAAAAGAAATTCAACTATAGAGGGGCAAAGGCCTTAATCTAGGCttactcaagagactgtactcCACCAACGAACTC encodes the following:
- the LOC104239619 gene encoding uncharacterized protein isoform X1; translation: MNKLGFARKEKVQQFMAVTGASEKVAIQTMKTHDWHLEGALEAFYNEGNAKVVQEKNRWELLFNKYKDPKADMIMADGISNLCNDLQVEPQDIVMLVLSWHFQAETICEFSKQEFVGGVQSLEIDSLEKFKKKIPFLRSELKDEDTFREIYNFAFDWAKEKGQKSLALETAIGLWQLFFAEMQWPLVEHWCQFLEDRNMKVISRDVWLQLLEFAKTVDSTLSNYDAEGAWPCLLDEFVEYLIEKGHCAKKSDE